One region of Mycteria americana isolate JAX WOST 10 ecotype Jacksonville Zoo and Gardens chromosome 17, USCA_MyAme_1.0, whole genome shotgun sequence genomic DNA includes:
- the ZBTB34 gene encoding zinc finger and BTB domain-containing protein 34 isoform X1 produces the protein MDDVEICLFNWKSRLLFTSVEMDSSSFIQFDVPEYSNTVLSQLNELRLQGKLCDIIVHIQGQPFRAHKAVLAASSPYFRDHSALSTMSGLSISVIKNPNVFEQLLSFCYTGRMSLQLKDVVSFLTAASFLQMQCVIDKCTQILESIHSKISVGDVDSVTVGAEENSENRNGVKDSSYFANPIEISPPYCSQVRQSTAGSDLRMETTPGKTLRSRLQEEGHSDRGSSGSISEYEIQIEGDHEQGDLIVRESQIAEVKVKMEKSDRPSCSDSSSLGDDGYHTEMVDGEQVVAVNVGSYGSVLQHVYSFTHASSQATGVSETFGSLSNMSPSRSMLSCFRGGRARQKRVSTGHLHSDVQGLVQGADSESMVSNPGYENSPRERNTRGHWYPYSERLICIYCGKSFNQKGSLDRHMRLHMGITPFVCKFCGKKYTRKDQLEYHIRGHTDDKPFRCEICGKCFPFQGTLNQHLRKNHPGVTEVRNRVESPDRTEAFVEQKVDNDASASEAMDSSMEIHAMSNTSD, from the exons ATGGATGATGTTGAGATCTGTTTGTTCAATTGGAAAAGCAG attacTCTTTACATCAGTAGAAATGGACAGCAGCAGTTTCATTCAGTTTGATGTGCCCGAGTACAGCAACACTGTTCTGAGCCAGTTAAATGAACTCCGCTTGCAAGGAAAGCTATGTGACATAATTGTGCATATTCAGGGTCAGCCATTTCGAGCCCATAAAGCTGTCTTAGCTGCCAGTTCTCCGTATTTCCGTGACCATTCAGCATTAAGCACCATGAGTGGCTTATCAATATCAGTTATTAAAAATCCTAATGTTTTTGaacagttgctttctttttgttacaCTGGAAGGATGTCCTTACAGCTGAAGGATGTTGTTAGTTTTCTAACTGCAGCTAGCTTTCTACAGATGCAGTGCGTCATTGATAAATGCACACAGATACTGGAGAGTATTCATTCAAAGATCAGTGTTGGTGACGTTGACTCTGTCACTGTTGGTgctgaagaaaattcagaaaatcgCAATGGAGTTAAAGACAGCAGCTACTTTGCCAATCCTATTGAGATATCTCCCCCCTATTGCTCTCAGGTGCGACAGTCAACAGCAGGCAGCGATCTTAGGATGGAAACTACTCCAGGCAAAACTCTACGTAGTCGTCTGCAAGAAGAAGGGCATTCAGATCGAGGAAGCAGTGGGAGTATCTCTGAATATGAGATTCAGATTGAAGGTGATCATGAGCAAGGAGACCTGATAGTAAGGGAGAGTCAGATTGCAGAGGTGAAAGTTAAAATGGAAAAGTCTGACAGGCCAAGCTGCTCTGATAGCTCTTCCCTTGGTGATGATGGATATCATACTGAAATGGTGGACGGAGAGCAAGTGGTGGCAGTAAATGTTGGTTCATATGGGTCTGTCTTACAACATGTTTATTCGTTTACCCATGCCTCATCACAGGCTACAGGTGTGTCTGAAACCTTCGGAAGCCTGAGCAATATGAGTCCTTCAAGGTCAATGCTGAGCTGTTTCAGAGGGGGTCGTGCACGCCAAAAACGGGTATCCACTGGTCACTTGCACAGTGATGTTCAGGGCTTGGTGCAAGGGGCTGACAGTGAATCCATGGTGAGTAATCCAGGATATGAAAATAGTCCACGGGAAAGAAATACAAGAGGTCATTGGTATCCATACAGTGAGAGGCTAATTTGTATTTACTGTGGAAAGTCTTTCAACCAGAAAGGGAGCCTTGATCGACACATGCGATTGCACATGGGAATAACTCCTTTCGTGTGCAAGTTTTGTGGGAAGAAATATACCCGCAAGGACCAACTTGAGTATCATATTCGTGGTCACACAGATGACAAGCCCTTTCGCTGCGAGATctgtggaaaatgttttcctttccaggGTACACTAAACCAGCATTTGCGAAAAAATCACCCTGGGGTAACAGAAGTAAGAAACAGGGTAGAGTCTCCAGACAGAACAGAAGCATTTGTGGAACAGAAAGTAGATAATGATGCTTCAGCTTCTGAAGCTATGGATTCTAGTATGGAAATTCATGCAATGTCTAACACGtctgattaa
- the ZBTB43 gene encoding zinc finger and BTB domain-containing protein 43 isoform X1, translating to MESGSSSFRVEFPDFSSTILQKLNQQRQQGQLCDVSIVVQGHLFRAHKAVLAASSPYFCDQVLLKNSRRIVLPDVMNPRVFENILLSTYTGRLVMPAPEIVSYLTAASFLQMWHVVDKCTEVLEGNPTVLCQKMNHGSDHQSPSSSSYNGLVETFELGSGGQTEFHKVQELRDGENEEESSKDELSCQLTEHEYLPSNSSTEHDRLSTGMTSQDGEEGTSDSAEYQYTRPMYSKPSIMSHKRWIHVKPERFEQDCEGVDNPYDEHQVSESMNAIQADHSIQSSGVEDFHIGDKKMEAEFDEQADESNYDEQVDFYGSSMEEFSGERADGNLSAHRQDLMIAAGYGEGIEMATGIKEETSLTGFSHADKLYPCQCGKSFTHKSQRDRHMSMHLGLRPYGCGVCGKKFKMKHHLVGHMKIHTGIKPYECNICGKRFMWRDSFHRHVTSCTKSYQASKAEQSTTEMN from the coding sequence ATGGAGTCTGGGTCAAGCTCTTTTCGAGTGGAATTTCCAGATTTTTCTAGCAccattttgcagaagttaaacCAGCAGCGCCAGCAAGGACAATTATGTGATGTGTCCATTGTAGTTCAGGGCCATCTCTTCAGAGCCCATAAAGCTGTTCTTGCAGCTAGCTCACCTTACTTCTGTGATCAGGTTCTCCTAAAAAACAGTAGGCGAATAGTCCTGCCTGATGTGATGAATCCCAGAGTATTTGAAAACATTCTTCTGTCTACCTACACAGGTCGGCTCGTAATGCCTGCTCCAGAAATTGTTAGTTATTTGACAGCAGCAAGTTTCCTTCAGATGTGGCATGTAGTGGATAAATGCACCGAAGTGCTAGAGGGGAACCCAACAGTTCTGTGTCAGAAGATGAACCATGGCAGTGATCATCAGTCCCCAAGCAGTAGTAGTTACAATGGCCTTGTTGAAACCTTTGAACTTGGCTCTGGAGGACAGACAGAATTCCACAAAGTGCAGGAACTAAGGGACGgtgaaaatgaagaagagagcTCTAAAGATGAACTGTCGTGTCAACTGACAGAACATGAGTATCTTCCCAGTAATTCTTCAACAGAACATGATAGACTTAGCACTGGAATGACAAGTCAGGATGGTGAGGAAGGAACTAGCGATAGTGCAGAGTATCAGTATACCAGACCTATGTATAGCAAACCCAGCATCATGTCTCACAAGCGGTGGATCCATGTGAAACCAGAAAGATTTGAACAAGACTGTGAAGGTGTTGATAATCCTTATGATGAACACCAAGTTTCTGAATCCATGAATGCCATTCAGGCAGATCATTCAATCCAGTCTTCAGGTGTTGAAGACTTTCATATAGGTGACAAAAAGATGGAAGCAGAATTTGATGAACAGGCAGATGAAAGTAATTATGATGAACAAGTTGACTTCTATGGCTCTTCTATGGAAGAATTTTCTGGTGAAAGGGCAGATGGAAATTTAAGTGCTCACAGACAGGATCTTATGATAGCAGCAGGCTACGGAGAAGGCATTGAAATGGCTACGGGAATTAAAGAAGAAACGTCCCTCACTGGATTCTCACATGCTGATAAGCTGTATCCTTGTCAGTGTGGTAAAAGCTTTACACACAAAAGTCAGAGAGATCGGCATATGAGTATGCACCTTGGTCTTCGACCTTATGGCTGTGGTGTCTGTGGTaagaaattcaaaatgaaacaccATCTTGTAGGCCATATGAAAATTCATACAGGCATAAAACCATATGAGTGTAACATCTGTGGGAAAAGATTTATGTGGCGGGACAGTTTTCATCGGCATGTGACCTCTTGTACCAAGTCCTATCAAGCTTCTAAAGCTGAGCAGAGTACTACTGAGATGAACTAA
- the ZBTB34 gene encoding zinc finger and BTB domain-containing protein 34 isoform X2 codes for MDSSSFIQFDVPEYSNTVLSQLNELRLQGKLCDIIVHIQGQPFRAHKAVLAASSPYFRDHSALSTMSGLSISVIKNPNVFEQLLSFCYTGRMSLQLKDVVSFLTAASFLQMQCVIDKCTQILESIHSKISVGDVDSVTVGAEENSENRNGVKDSSYFANPIEISPPYCSQVRQSTAGSDLRMETTPGKTLRSRLQEEGHSDRGSSGSISEYEIQIEGDHEQGDLIVRESQIAEVKVKMEKSDRPSCSDSSSLGDDGYHTEMVDGEQVVAVNVGSYGSVLQHVYSFTHASSQATGVSETFGSLSNMSPSRSMLSCFRGGRARQKRVSTGHLHSDVQGLVQGADSESMVSNPGYENSPRERNTRGHWYPYSERLICIYCGKSFNQKGSLDRHMRLHMGITPFVCKFCGKKYTRKDQLEYHIRGHTDDKPFRCEICGKCFPFQGTLNQHLRKNHPGVTEVRNRVESPDRTEAFVEQKVDNDASASEAMDSSMEIHAMSNTSD; via the coding sequence ATGGACAGCAGCAGTTTCATTCAGTTTGATGTGCCCGAGTACAGCAACACTGTTCTGAGCCAGTTAAATGAACTCCGCTTGCAAGGAAAGCTATGTGACATAATTGTGCATATTCAGGGTCAGCCATTTCGAGCCCATAAAGCTGTCTTAGCTGCCAGTTCTCCGTATTTCCGTGACCATTCAGCATTAAGCACCATGAGTGGCTTATCAATATCAGTTATTAAAAATCCTAATGTTTTTGaacagttgctttctttttgttacaCTGGAAGGATGTCCTTACAGCTGAAGGATGTTGTTAGTTTTCTAACTGCAGCTAGCTTTCTACAGATGCAGTGCGTCATTGATAAATGCACACAGATACTGGAGAGTATTCATTCAAAGATCAGTGTTGGTGACGTTGACTCTGTCACTGTTGGTgctgaagaaaattcagaaaatcgCAATGGAGTTAAAGACAGCAGCTACTTTGCCAATCCTATTGAGATATCTCCCCCCTATTGCTCTCAGGTGCGACAGTCAACAGCAGGCAGCGATCTTAGGATGGAAACTACTCCAGGCAAAACTCTACGTAGTCGTCTGCAAGAAGAAGGGCATTCAGATCGAGGAAGCAGTGGGAGTATCTCTGAATATGAGATTCAGATTGAAGGTGATCATGAGCAAGGAGACCTGATAGTAAGGGAGAGTCAGATTGCAGAGGTGAAAGTTAAAATGGAAAAGTCTGACAGGCCAAGCTGCTCTGATAGCTCTTCCCTTGGTGATGATGGATATCATACTGAAATGGTGGACGGAGAGCAAGTGGTGGCAGTAAATGTTGGTTCATATGGGTCTGTCTTACAACATGTTTATTCGTTTACCCATGCCTCATCACAGGCTACAGGTGTGTCTGAAACCTTCGGAAGCCTGAGCAATATGAGTCCTTCAAGGTCAATGCTGAGCTGTTTCAGAGGGGGTCGTGCACGCCAAAAACGGGTATCCACTGGTCACTTGCACAGTGATGTTCAGGGCTTGGTGCAAGGGGCTGACAGTGAATCCATGGTGAGTAATCCAGGATATGAAAATAGTCCACGGGAAAGAAATACAAGAGGTCATTGGTATCCATACAGTGAGAGGCTAATTTGTATTTACTGTGGAAAGTCTTTCAACCAGAAAGGGAGCCTTGATCGACACATGCGATTGCACATGGGAATAACTCCTTTCGTGTGCAAGTTTTGTGGGAAGAAATATACCCGCAAGGACCAACTTGAGTATCATATTCGTGGTCACACAGATGACAAGCCCTTTCGCTGCGAGATctgtggaaaatgttttcctttccaggGTACACTAAACCAGCATTTGCGAAAAAATCACCCTGGGGTAACAGAAGTAAGAAACAGGGTAGAGTCTCCAGACAGAACAGAAGCATTTGTGGAACAGAAAGTAGATAATGATGCTTCAGCTTCTGAAGCTATGGATTCTAGTATGGAAATTCATGCAATGTCTAACACGtctgattaa
- the ZBTB43 gene encoding zinc finger and BTB domain-containing protein 43 isoform X2, whose protein sequence is MESGSSSFRVEFPDFSSTILQKLNQQRQQGQLCDVSIVVQGHLFRAHKAVLAASSPYFCDQVLLKNSRRIVLPDVMNPRVFENILLSTYTGRLVMPAPEIVSYLTAASFLQMWHVVDKCTEVLEGNPTVLCQKMNHGSDHQSPSSSSYNGLVETFELGSGGQTEFHKVQELRDGENEEESSKDELSCQLTEHEYLPSNSSTEHDRLSTGMTSQDGEEGTSDSAEYQYTRPMYSKPSIMSHKRWIHVKPERFEQDCEGVDNPYDEHQVSESMNAIQADHSIQSSGVEDFHIGDKKMEAEFDEQADESNYDEQVDFYGSSMEEFSGERADGNLSAHRQDLMIAAGYGEGIEMATGIKEETSLTGFSHADKLYPCQCGKSFTHKSQRDRHMSMHLGLRPYGCGVCGSNAV, encoded by the exons ATGGAGTCTGGGTCAAGCTCTTTTCGAGTGGAATTTCCAGATTTTTCTAGCAccattttgcagaagttaaacCAGCAGCGCCAGCAAGGACAATTATGTGATGTGTCCATTGTAGTTCAGGGCCATCTCTTCAGAGCCCATAAAGCTGTTCTTGCAGCTAGCTCACCTTACTTCTGTGATCAGGTTCTCCTAAAAAACAGTAGGCGAATAGTCCTGCCTGATGTGATGAATCCCAGAGTATTTGAAAACATTCTTCTGTCTACCTACACAGGTCGGCTCGTAATGCCTGCTCCAGAAATTGTTAGTTATTTGACAGCAGCAAGTTTCCTTCAGATGTGGCATGTAGTGGATAAATGCACCGAAGTGCTAGAGGGGAACCCAACAGTTCTGTGTCAGAAGATGAACCATGGCAGTGATCATCAGTCCCCAAGCAGTAGTAGTTACAATGGCCTTGTTGAAACCTTTGAACTTGGCTCTGGAGGACAGACAGAATTCCACAAAGTGCAGGAACTAAGGGACGgtgaaaatgaagaagagagcTCTAAAGATGAACTGTCGTGTCAACTGACAGAACATGAGTATCTTCCCAGTAATTCTTCAACAGAACATGATAGACTTAGCACTGGAATGACAAGTCAGGATGGTGAGGAAGGAACTAGCGATAGTGCAGAGTATCAGTATACCAGACCTATGTATAGCAAACCCAGCATCATGTCTCACAAGCGGTGGATCCATGTGAAACCAGAAAGATTTGAACAAGACTGTGAAGGTGTTGATAATCCTTATGATGAACACCAAGTTTCTGAATCCATGAATGCCATTCAGGCAGATCATTCAATCCAGTCTTCAGGTGTTGAAGACTTTCATATAGGTGACAAAAAGATGGAAGCAGAATTTGATGAACAGGCAGATGAAAGTAATTATGATGAACAAGTTGACTTCTATGGCTCTTCTATGGAAGAATTTTCTGGTGAAAGGGCAGATGGAAATTTAAGTGCTCACAGACAGGATCTTATGATAGCAGCAGGCTACGGAGAAGGCATTGAAATGGCTACGGGAATTAAAGAAGAAACGTCCCTCACTGGATTCTCACATGCTGATAAGCTGTATCCTTGTCAGTGTGGTAAAAGCTTTACACACAAAAGTCAGAGAGATCGGCATATGAGTATGCACCTTGGTCTTCGACCTTATGGCTGTGGTGTCTGTG GGTCTAATGCTGTATGA
- the ZBTB43 gene encoding zinc finger and BTB domain-containing protein 43 isoform X3, with amino-acid sequence MESGSSSFRVEFPDFSSTILQKLNQQRQQGQLCDVSIVVQGHLFRAHKAVLAASSPYFCDQVLLKNSRRIVLPDVMNPRVFENILLSTYTGRLVMPAPEIVSYLTAASFLQMWHVVDKCTEVLEGNPTVLCQKMNHGSDHQSPSSSSYNGLVETFELGSGGQTEFHKVQELRDGENEEESSKDELSCQLTEHEYLPSNSSTEHDRLSTGMTSQDGEEGTSDSAEYQYTRPMYSKPSIMSHKRWIHVKPERFEQDCEGVDNPYDEHQVSESMNAIQADHSIQSSGVEDFHIGDKKMEAEFDEQADESNYDEQVDFYGSSMEEFSGERADGNLSAHRQDLMIAAGYGEGIEMATGIKEETSLTGFSHADKLYPCQCGKSFTHKSQRDRHMSMHLGLRPYGCGVCEW; translated from the exons ATGGAGTCTGGGTCAAGCTCTTTTCGAGTGGAATTTCCAGATTTTTCTAGCAccattttgcagaagttaaacCAGCAGCGCCAGCAAGGACAATTATGTGATGTGTCCATTGTAGTTCAGGGCCATCTCTTCAGAGCCCATAAAGCTGTTCTTGCAGCTAGCTCACCTTACTTCTGTGATCAGGTTCTCCTAAAAAACAGTAGGCGAATAGTCCTGCCTGATGTGATGAATCCCAGAGTATTTGAAAACATTCTTCTGTCTACCTACACAGGTCGGCTCGTAATGCCTGCTCCAGAAATTGTTAGTTATTTGACAGCAGCAAGTTTCCTTCAGATGTGGCATGTAGTGGATAAATGCACCGAAGTGCTAGAGGGGAACCCAACAGTTCTGTGTCAGAAGATGAACCATGGCAGTGATCATCAGTCCCCAAGCAGTAGTAGTTACAATGGCCTTGTTGAAACCTTTGAACTTGGCTCTGGAGGACAGACAGAATTCCACAAAGTGCAGGAACTAAGGGACGgtgaaaatgaagaagagagcTCTAAAGATGAACTGTCGTGTCAACTGACAGAACATGAGTATCTTCCCAGTAATTCTTCAACAGAACATGATAGACTTAGCACTGGAATGACAAGTCAGGATGGTGAGGAAGGAACTAGCGATAGTGCAGAGTATCAGTATACCAGACCTATGTATAGCAAACCCAGCATCATGTCTCACAAGCGGTGGATCCATGTGAAACCAGAAAGATTTGAACAAGACTGTGAAGGTGTTGATAATCCTTATGATGAACACCAAGTTTCTGAATCCATGAATGCCATTCAGGCAGATCATTCAATCCAGTCTTCAGGTGTTGAAGACTTTCATATAGGTGACAAAAAGATGGAAGCAGAATTTGATGAACAGGCAGATGAAAGTAATTATGATGAACAAGTTGACTTCTATGGCTCTTCTATGGAAGAATTTTCTGGTGAAAGGGCAGATGGAAATTTAAGTGCTCACAGACAGGATCTTATGATAGCAGCAGGCTACGGAGAAGGCATTGAAATGGCTACGGGAATTAAAGAAGAAACGTCCCTCACTGGATTCTCACATGCTGATAAGCTGTATCCTTGTCAGTGTGGTAAAAGCTTTACACACAAAAGTCAGAGAGATCGGCATATGAGTATGCACCTTGGTCTTCGACCTTATGGCTGTGGTGTCTGTG AATGGTGA